The genomic DNA gagagagaggaaaaagAACTTGCCAAATTCGAATTGGCGTTCGAGGCAAATGCGAGAGGATAATGGATATGGGAAAATATTGGTGTACACCCTTTTATTTGTACCACTTTTATACCACCCCCATGTGGCATTAAGGGATAGTTTAGTCCTTTTACCTCACCATCACTCCTCCTCTCTCAAAATAAAGGATACAGATCCTCTGCAGCTGAAATCCATGCAGCCATCTCTGTTATCGGCCGTTAGATCAATCCATTGCTTgatattacaaataaaaaataaatcaattaaacaCGTCATAAAATGTTGTTGAAGGTCCATTGTCTTTTCCACATTCAGGTACTCATCTCACACACTAATTTCTTCAGATGCCGACCTTCAAACTAAATGATGGTTCTATTTTACAGATTTGGTATCTTATATGCCAATGAACATGAACAATTTGACTAAATAATAAACATGGTAAAATTCTTGAACAATTAACTTTCCAGAATCTTTTGGTTTGTATTCCTTCTAATTGGTTGTTTAGAAATTTGTGAAACCACAATGTAAAACCAAATTCACAAAGgtggaaaaatgaaattaaatttgaagcTTGTATTTGTGTAATACCCATTTGGGATTTCAATAGCATcatcaatttaaaaaagaaacaaaaggagATAGTAGGCATCACAGAAGAGATAACGAAGAAGGAATTGGGAAAAAGAGGCAAATCTGAATCAACAGTAATAGAGCTGCAGAGATGGCTGCCAATGGCGGTGGTCGGGAATCATGATGACAAAGGCCGCTGGTGGTTGTGGCAGGAGTGGGAGAAAGGgtgaaggaagagagagaaagagatgagagAGAGCTGAAGCTGTGAAGGAAGAAAGACGGACGGATGAGAGAGGAGAAATGGTCATAAAGCtcaatgtgtttgtgtgtgggTCCCACGTTGCCATTTGTTgcatttttgtgtgggtgtttAAGGGGGTGGATGCCACCTATTGGTGTTTATGTATCAGCACTCAATGGATATAATGTTAGATAGGAAGTGAAGAAGTCCACCGTTCAACCAAATGTTGGTGAAGAGTCTCCAGGCTTGACGACGGTGGACAGTGTTATGCCATCTAAGAACTCTCATATTGGTTAATCTTCcaaaaaataatcacaaaaacaaacttgGACAGTAATGGTTCCCTCTCTTTTTTCAACTCCCCCTTTCTCATTGTACTGATTGTCACTCTTCATCTTTTATCTTGCATATTGTATCTCAGCAAAATTCCAATAAGAAACCGGTGGCGGAGCCACAACCAATCTAGTGGATTCAAGTGAATCCCCTTGAATTTTATTCTTGACcaattttttatgtgtttttaacaCCAAACctcttcatttaaaattttgagaGTCTACAAAATGTTGTTTTCAATACaattcattttgtttctttaacaAATACCACAAGGCACTAGTTACCGTATCCtaattcaaaataacaatattttattaaaaatacttGGATAGTAATCGTACACCCATGCGAGCGTTTGCACGCTTTTTCGTGCGTacaaacacaatttttaatatggtattcaaaaattataattggtAAAATATTATCCTAAATGGTTGAATGCTTACGTGGACAAATCGAAGCGACAATGGTTGAATTTCACTGGATCGTGACTGCAAGGCCACTCTGCCATTTACAATAGTGCTTTGTTTCTCAGTTGTGAATTTCATCAAATTAATGtgctaatatttttttggtggtgtcggGGGTTCAAAtttcggaccttgcatatattatgtattgtccttaccaactgagctaagcccACGAGGACAATTAATGTGCCAATATAATAAACAACAAGAAATATTGaacatttcctaaaaaaaaaaatattgaatatgtTTCGTCACAAAGTTCAGCAAACGCATAGAAATTGCAAttgataaaattttggaaagaaTTTACATCATTTCTTAGGCTTATCCGAAGAACATAAAGATACTCACAATAATGGTAAATCATGGAAGGTGGTGGGCGGCCAAAATCAAAGGACAAAGGATGCACTACTCCAACACTCAAGTCAGTGTAGAATCGAGAATGAGAGGTTAAAGATGGAACAATGCATACCAATCTTATTAAGGGGTGCAAAAAGTAACCCAATCCACCTAGTAAACAGTTAAATTAGTTTACGTAGGCCCAAACAAACAGTTTAGCCCATTACAATATCTAAATTCTCCCGGAGGTATCAACAGAATTCCACCACGACGACCGGTGACATTTTCTTCTTGAGACTCGCTTCAATGGCgggttcttcatcttcttcaatcatGGACAATCTCTTCCAACGAACCCTAGACGATCTCATCAAATCCATGCGTCTCCAACTTCTCACAGAATCATCTTTCATCTCTAAATCAATCGAAGAAATTCGTCGCGAAATCAAATCCACCGATCCACAAACCAAATCCACCGCACTTCAAAAACTCACCTATCTCTCCTCCATCCATGGAATCGACATGTCATGGGCTTCTTTCCACGTCGTTGAGGTAatgtcctcttctctcttccttcaCAAACGAATTGGTTACCACGCCGCTTCAGTTTCCTTCAACGATTCAACACCGGTTCTTCTTCTCATCACCAATCAGCTTCGTAAAGATCTTTCTTCAACCAATCATTTTCATGCTTCACTTGCGCTTCATTGTTTATCCACAATCGCCACTCTCGACCTCGCACGTGATCTCACTCCTGATATCTTCAATTTGTTATCGTCTTCTAGGGTTTTTATTAGGAATAAAGCTATTGCTGTTGTTTTGAGGGTTTTTGATAAGTACCCTGATGCTGTTAGGGTTTGTTTCAAAAGGTTGGTTGAGAATTTAGAAAGTTCTGATCCCAAGGTTGTTATTGCCGTGATTGGTGTTTTCTGTGAACTTAGTTCGAAGGATCCGAGATCGTATCTTCCATTGGCACCCGAGTTTTATAGGATTTTAGTTGATTCTAAGAATAATTGGGTGCTTATTAaggttttgaagatttttgctAGGTTGGCTCCTTTGGAACCTAGGTTAGGGAAGAGGATTGTTGAACCTATTTGTGAGCATATTAGAAGATCTGGAGCGAAATCGCTTGTTTTTGAGTGTGTGAGGACTGTGATTACTAGTTTGAGTGATCATGAGTCTGCTGTTAAGTTGGCGGTTACAAAAATTAGGGAGTTGTTGGTTGATCAGGATCCTAATCTTAGGTATCTTGGTTTGCACGCGCTTTCCGTTGCTGCACCGAAGCATTTGTGGGCAGTGCTAGAGAATAAGGATGCTGTGATTAAATCTCTGGATGATGAAGATTCGAATATTAAAATTGAGTCTTTGCGGTTGTTGATGGCTATGGTGTCTGAGAGCAATGTGGTGGAGATATCTAGGGTGTTGCTTAATTATGCGTTGAAATCTGATCCAGAGTTTTGCAATGAGATTTTGGGTTCTATTTTGACCACGTGTGGTAGGAATCTTTATGAgattattgttgattttgattggTATGTATCTCTTTTGGGAGAAATGACGATGATTCCTCATTGCCAAAAGGGTGAAGAAATTGAGAATCAGCTTATTGATATTGGTATGAGAGTTAAGGATGCTAGATTACAGCTTGTTCGGGTTGCTCGCGATCTATTGATTGATCCTGCATTGTTGGGTAATGTGTACTTGCATAGGATATTGTGTGCTGCTGCTTGGGTTGCTGGAGAGTATGTACAGCTTGCAAGCAATCCACTCGAACTCATCGATGCTCTTGTACAGCCTCGGACCAATCTCTTGCCTCCGTCAATAAGAGCAGTTTACATCAATTCTGTTCTTAAAGTTGTAAGTTTTTGTCTGGAATGTTACCTTGATAAAGATGAAGGTACTTCATCCTCGCATGATGGCGAATTGGCTAGTGGACGGTCAGAAAtgtttgttgtaaaaaatgacACCGAAGCTCCTGAATTAGTGGCAACATGTGAAGGTTCAACTTATGAACAGGATGAGGGCTTTAACCCAAGGAATTCAACCGCCGAATCTTGTGATGAAGATCTGTCTGTTGAAAACGACTCAGATAGAGTTGTCACTCTTTCCTCAAAAAAGAATTTCACACATGAATCTGTTGTAAACCTATTAAATcgaattgaattaatttttggtTCACTGACAGCAAATCAGGATGTTGAAGTACTAGAGAGAGCTCGAAACATATTTGCCTTTGTACAGTTGATTAAAGCAGAAATAATTGATAACTCTGGTCAGAATGCGGACACTGTGGACAAGAAATATTCTCAAATTTCAACTGTTATCAAATCCATCCGCGATGCTTTTTCCATGGAACTTGGTCCAGTCTCAATAAGTGCACAGGGAAGAGTTACTGCACCAGATGGATTAGCTCTTAAAGAGAATCTTGACGATTTAAAAGCAATATGTGGTGATATCGAGCTACCTTCATCAGTTTCGTTTTACACAGGAGGTCCTCAATTTGGCACTACTTCAGATGCTTCTTCGTCTAATCTTCTAAAAAATGACGAGTCAGGGCAATCAAATGAATCTACATCCTTGCTTGAACACCGTAAGCGGCATGGATTATATTACCTTGCTTCAGATAAGAGTGAGATTGTTCCAAATGATTATCCTCCAGCAAACGACCCCAAGTCAAACAGTAATATAAATGATGAAGCTGATGAGCTAACCAAGTTGACAGAGCAGTCAGTTCTTTTGAAGAAGAGGACAAATCAAATGAAGCCCAGGCCTGTAGTGGTGAGATTGGATGATGGAGATGTAGCACCAGTTCCAAACAAAAGGCCAGAGCGAAGGGACAATTCTCTTTCTGGTGCCATAAAAGATGTTCTTGGAAGTGAAACCAACCCGAGTTTGTCTCAAAGTAATCCTCTTGATAAGTCATCAACTAAGCAGAAAGGGAAGAAGAAGCTAGGCACAGATCTTCCAtctgaaatgaaagaaaatctTGGTGATGCAGAAAAGCCTGATCCTGAAATTCCCAATTCGAGTAgcaaaaataaagagagaagacGGAGAGGTAAAGAGAAGATTGTTGAAGGGGAAGAATCTGACCAGAAGGGAAAGAAAAAGAGTAGCCACCGCCATGGCAGGCGTAAAACTCATCAAAGAGCCAATTCACCCTTAAACGTGGTTTCTCAAACTCCAGTAATTCCAGACTTTCTTTTGTAGCATTAATgggattttgtttttgatatcaCCTGTTGTCATTGATTGAGGCTGTTTGTCTGTATTTTTTAGAGCTGAGCGCATGAGTTTTGTAGATTCTTTGTTCATATATCTATTTTTGTCATTGGTTTTCATATCTTGTTGGCAATGTTTTATTTCCTTGTTGTCTGTTTTCTGTACATGTCATAGAATGAGAATATTGAAGAAGTGAATTACAAGCTGGTTGTTGTAGCTGCCCCTTGTTTTTCTAGATATACGGTCTTATTACTGAAACATTTGCCATTACATTTGAAATTCTCATGGTCTCAGTATAAGCTATTTTGTTTTGGAGAAAACTGGTGGAGAGATGCCTCTTTTTACTATTTTGTATCATTAAGATCAAAATGGTAaatgtttttgaattatttagtGCAACGCTCAAGGTGTTTATGCTGTAAGCCTGTGAGATAGATAATTTGATGAGTTTCTGAGACTTTCTGAAGAATTGTGATTATCATTCGTTGATTGAACAGCACACAGGGTGCATATATTAATAGTGGCAGTATATCTCAATTCTCAAAGTAGTTAGATTATGTAGTAATAACTAgctcaccaccaaaaaaaatgtattagtaATAACCACTAGCTAGGAGAATTGTTGGGGTTTTCTTATTGGTCTCATTTTTGGGGACAAGCTGTATTAGTATTACGCCTAAATCGTGCTTAAAATAGAAACATAATTCATGCttaacaaaaatcatttttgctATCATTGTGGATTATATTAGATAATcatattgtaattttaaaatgatcatgttaaattttgttttgatcatTAGAACTTTTCAGGCTATCGTCCATCTAAGATGTGAAATGTCCGCATCTAGTTGCTATCATTGTCAAAATGGTATCCGTATCCGATAAGCGTTGACTTCAATAATGAAATTGAAAGTTACATAGACATTCTTGTTGGCATTCAATAATGTGCCTGTGGTGTGGCCAATCAAAATGTAACCTCATTTTGCTTCTTCTCCATTTCCTCTCTACCCCACCTTGACCTATCTCTCGCATTGGGTGATAcacattttaaagtaaatttttaaatttcttcaaaacataTAATATCGCTTTAATCTAGTAGACATTTGACATTTCAGTAGCATCGTTAGGGGCTGAAGCTCATAAATTTCTGTGTTTACGATTACatttttggtgcattttttCTGCATTTCCATTTTTTGTCCTtagtataaaaacaaaattccaacaaaatttAGAACATGAGATCTTGTTGCAGCAAAATTTGTCAGAatttagttgttcaaataacaccaatggttcttttgaagaaatcctttagaaaaacatgtatgCACTGTTAAGAAGAGGGCTATATATCCAGAAAGCACACAATATGAAATGGGGAACATCCCTTACCActagggctggaaatgagtcgagtcgaacttGTCTGAACTCggctcgactcgataagaattggttcggctcgaaactcgactcgagttcaaaacgaatttttttttgggctcgagttcggctcgtttaaagttcacgagcAACTCGGTTCGGCTCGTTAGGTTCATTTACTCGaatcacataattttaaaatttatattttttatttaaaaaattgcatatttaaacctattaatattttaaaaaaaaattaaaaaaaaaaaagtaaagcaAAGAGGACTACAGCCATTCCACAACCGTGAAATAATAGATTGCCCACCTTCATATCAAAGAGTAGCAAAGCCGCTTCTTTTATAGACAAGTATTGTTATATCTATCTCAAATATTTTCGATGTGGGACAAAAACAAAGTAGTgcagctttgctaaaacaccaTGGCACTACAAGCAACATATTTCCATTGCTAAAAACTATCCAGGTCCACTCTGTTACCATTGTTGTTTTATATTGCTTCTATTATATTTTACTATTAGTTAAATACTATCACCTagctttgtgtgtgtgtgtgtatagacacacacacaatTGACTCAGTTCGtgaaccaaacgagtcgaactatatataactcaagttcaactcatttagTTAACGAACTTAATCTTTAGCTCAAGTTCGGctcgtttggttcatgaaccaaattcaACGAACTAATTACTGAGTCGAGTTCCGAACTTTGTTCAAGTTGTATCGGTTCATTGCCAGCCCTACTTACCACTGGCAAgcatttacattttattttggttaaaaatgATTAGAAGGTTAGTGAagaaattataaacatataatcTCCAACATAGTACTTGATGAAAAACTATTATGGCGCACTAAATGCATTCTTGTATTATTGCATATATAGTTTCATGATATGTTATACAGGGCCGTTCCTGTACAATAGGTGGCTtgactctctttttaaaatagatccctattaaaataaaacgtaatttttttgtgtagctaaatttcatttaaaaaaaaaatcagaatcagaagaacttctaaatatgaaaggaattaaaaaaaattaagtgaaagaggtgaaatttatctaaggatgtcgtttggatttgtcactcctctgttgtggaaaagagtaaaacgaatggtttatgcgaagaaaaaaatgattgttgtgattctttcaatgaaataacttttcaaattgattgattaagtgattatacaaattaggagtggtttgataggatccgatttatgtacaaaaaggagaactagagtctagaaaaaaactcaaacgtgtactaaagaaagaaaaggatataacatatattttttttattaagtgtGGGGTGggtattagatttaatttttcgttaGAGGCCTGTAATATTTGGAGGCCCAACCTGATTGAGCACCTTGCACACTCTCAAAGCCGAGCATGATGTTACAACTATTCTACCAAGTACCAACCGTCCCTCTTTTGTACTTGGTTTGTATGTTAATAATTGCTACCCTGAAACTCAACAGGTTACTCTTGATCTAATTTATCATTATAGATCATGTATACGTCAGTGTGTTTTACTCTGGATGTGTGGGGGAGTCCAAGGGCAGGGAGCAACAATTAGCTAATAATCACAGACAAATATGGGACTTTGACCGCAcaattttaacttaaaatctTAAGACAATGTATATATAAGTTATCTCTTTTATATATCCGACATTTAACCAATTTATAGTCGATGCATGATTAACCACTCGCACTTCTAACAATCTCCCCCTCAAGTGAGACGTTCACATCGCTATACTTTCATTATCGTTACAATCAATAGGACACGTCTTTCAACTACACGGCTAGGAAGAATTTCAATACATAAGCCTAATACAACATGATCAACTCACTCCCCCACCAAGTTGAATCATGTTCTTATACCATTGTAGGAAGTTTGATGAAGTATTGTGAGCAACAACTAGAGATTCACGCTTGACAAACAGATTTTTGGATTCAACTATAAGCGAGTAATCTCACATCGATTacacataagttttttttttaagaagataaatTAGTCCACCTAAATTAACACCAGAGATAATCGAATCTGAGACCTCAGggaggagcacactcctaagccccaagccaataccatcatgccaacccaagtgggttcgATTACGCATAATTTAAATGTGTTAGGTATATGAAAATATACATCTTATCCTAGTGAAGAGCTTCATTATTCCAAGGTCTACTATAGATTACAACATTTTATGATAAATTACACCGCTCTTTCAAAATGATAATGTGCAAGGCTTCTACGTATGTGTTGATAACATACTAAAATTAAAGATCTCCAAACTCATGTTACGTAGGGGTTTATGTTTATTATTgttaaaccaaacacacactaggAAATAGTTGAGGCCTACTTAGACCAccaaaataagctgttttccttcttcttctttttcttcctttattaTGTAAAGTCAATTAGTGAATAACTTATTGTAAGTAATGATTTGACCACCATTacattggaagatttgatagCCGAGCACTTGAGCTTGTTTTTTTGCACACTTTCTAACCCTTTTCACCATTAAAGATTTGTGGATACTAAACGGAATCCTATCTTTGCACGCTAAAGCACCCTATGTTTGCCAAAAGATATTTCAGTCATATTCAAGTTGACGAGACTTATTAATTGTATTTACTTGGTGAAAACAAAAGAGTCTATGTGATATGGCCTCACTTTGGATCACACAAGTGGAGGTTAAATCGCATTAATGTTGCTAGTACCCCACACTTGTGTGTGaccaaaatgaagaaaatcaaAGACATCAAAATGCCTAATACATGACCACTATAAACTCTTCAAGACTCCCATTGATAACATGAAATATAAGGTTGAAACCTCAATCATTGCATTCCActtcgcaaaaaaaaaaaaaaaggcatgttTACCTTgtgaatacaatttttttatttcatttttataactttgtgttaattttatttGGCTAACATTTGTCTCATTGTCTGTATTTTCATAAACAGTAATCctcaattttaaaatgaatgccGTTTAAGATTTTTATACACATACtaagaaatgcattaattaaaagaaaaaaaatgttattttatcaaattatcctaatcaactattgatttgtcttttattaaagaaaaaataatactttagaAGTAATGTATATAGTATAAACGACTTTGGGTCTACGACAACTACACTACACTGAAGTGGCAATAGAGAGACGTAAATAAAGAAGGAGACTGGTGGCCAATGAACGACGCACTACAAAGCTACGTTGACGGTTGCATTGTTGACGGTACAAACCTCTGATTCCCTATTTCTTTAAGGAATTCTCACATTGTTTGCTTCCAATCTCTCACTTAATCTCACACACTAATTACAATGATTCCTAATTATAGAGTTGTCACTTTGATTCATcgtatttatttttccattctTCCAATAGTTTCTTCTCACACtctaattattttatcattccATTCTGGATTCTTTCGGGATAAATGTTGCCGAAATTTCAATGATGCATGCTTTCATGCTCAGTTTTTTCATGgcttcctcttttttcttttcgttACAGTTTAAGTGCAATGATCAATTATATTTAtcaattctttatttttattacattctCCATTTTTTTCTACTATATTCATcattatttcttcttcaatttttgcaattcattatgattattgttttttaggAAATGCCACCGTCATTAAGAAATTGACATTAATTGTGTAAGGAGAAAGGTATAACAGATCATGCTGATTTGTACATAGCATTATAGCAATGAAATTTATGTTTGTATGGTAGAAATTTAACAGATTTctattttgagattttgaatTGGAGTTGCtgtctattatattttttttaatctcactCATTTTTTTCTGATACATTTTAACTAATATTCCATCATTTTATAGTTCAGTTAATTTATAGCTGCTCacatgatttttcaattttcattatgtagtttatattaaaaatcatatacatcattaattgaattaatcTAAAATGTAGACGTTTGCTTATGATAGTGACCATATGGTGTATTTGCAAAAAGGTTCACAATGCACAAACTCCTCTGATAACTTGCTAGATGATGCAATTGCAAAAAATTTACGCAATATTTAATCAACGATACATTAATAAGTGTACATTCATGTGACAATTTTGAAAAGGTGAAGCATTATAAGAATACAtggttatataaattttttcaaatgtAGTTTCCTTTTCAAATTCTAATTTCCAATCAcaaacaccaaaacaaaaagaagtacATAGACTTAACAGTTCATGGGTGGCGTTTAGTATGGAAATGAGaagttgtttcccaccatgggaaagctAATTTTGACCATTAAATAAAGTAGAGAACATACTTTTATCATAGAGACTCAACATCAGAATTTTTTCCACATTGACTCATCACGTGCAGGTTGCAGCTGTCCcaactctttctttctctcgGTCACATTCTTGTGTCTACGGTTCTTTCTCAAAAGCTTCATGAAGCTTTCAAAGACAAAACAAGCCAATAGCTTCTCTTCCCCAACAAACCAAgtgtttttgtgttgtgttttgtcTTTCCTCCACCATCGGATTACCTTTCTGtgtttttgttgacaaaaaaaattatgttgatttGTTCTTTTTGACAATAATGAAGTGTTTGTGTTTTGAAGATAGAACAAATAATTATAATCATGTTATTTGGATAACATTTAACATCAAGTTGAACAATACCAAATTTTAGGTTATTATTAAATTTCTCACCACAAAAATTCTTCAATGGATAAACAccattcatcatatatagataTGATTCTTGAGGACTTAGGAGCAAAAATTAATCGATGTTAATGGTGGGGCGGTGGGTGTATATTAATtatcacaacaaaaataaagagattGCACGGTAACAAGGTTGAAGaaattccagattttttttgaagaagatgaaataattaattttctctctcctgGAGAAGATACGGAGATGGAGCAGCAGCGCGTATGTTGTTGAGTGGAGAGTGTGGGTGAAAAATCTGGTGTTGAGTGTCTATGGTAAAAGTATGTTCTCTATTTtatctaatggttaaaattaaCTTTCCCATAGTGGGAAACAACTTCTCATTCTCATACTAAACCTCACCATAACTTGATGGAAATTTGTGCTAATGAGAGAGATAGAATGACTTCCTGCCTTCAACAACCACAACAGGGAGGTGACGATAAAGACATGGATATGTGACGGCGACACCAACATCCCACTATCATGCAATGACATCAATTTTGGTAGTGGTATCGTGGAGGGTATGACCCCGATTCTCTcattctttttttgaatttctcaAACTATTTGCTttgattcaatttatttatttcacattTGTTCCATTTTTCTATTCTATTTATTTCCTGTTAATGATGTGATTatgttatatattaatttcattcaacGATCAAGAAGAAACAAAGACAACAATAACAGGTGTTGTTGAACGGTCCCTGTTGTACGATtttattttcctcttttttttgtttgattcagATTCAGTGCATTGATCAGTTTTTTGGTGATTACAAAATCAAGCAGCTGCTGCAAATATAATAACTACATTGAGTACATTTGAAGGGATGCGGCGGAACaacaaatgacaatttataTTTCATAACTTCATTGCATATGGGTACacgttctttttctttttacattgTTTggtctctcttctttcaaaaaaggtCAAACTCAGCATGTTCTTATTAGTATCTGAataatttctcttttcattCCAATATAAAAATGGTAACTACCTATGATTGGAGCAAATCTTTGACTGTATAGGCGGAACAAAGAGCATGTTTTTTTGTAGAAATTGAAGTTCCATGAGTGGTGACCCTAAGTTAAATAAACTAGGGGGACCAATTTGTTTCCTTCTAATTATTAGCATGCAACAACAATAAAGACATGCGCAAAAAGAGCGGTTAGACATGCACCATGTGCAAGATAGAAATAAAAGAGAACGATAGACGTGGATAGagtttaaggtttttttttaaggaagagtTTAAGGGTTGTTGATAACTCgctgaattttaaaaaaaaaatccttgatTTTTTAGAATTCAAGAGGTTTGGTATATTTTCCATTAGTTTTGCCTTTGCTGATAATTATAAATCTATTTAAATCAAGAAAGCTGTTATGATTTTGACTAGCTAGAAAATACATCATTACTTGAGTTTGTTATTGTTTCTTTATTCAATTGCACTCATTTTTTGCATTTATtgcaacaaacaaaaattattaatgaaGTTGCTTCTGAACCAAATTAATTCTTTGCTGGCAACAATATTGTGATATCAATTTAAATCTTGAACAATTTTTGATGCATTGAAATGATGTACTCCAGTTTTTAAAGTGAATTGATTATAGTAGAAATGGGCAGCCAATAATTGATTATCATTGATGCATTAAGCTAATTTTTTACTGATGGAGTGCTTTAATTATTTGCTTCAGGATATTCTTTGATAGAAATATAGGAGTATTTATACACAT from Medicago truncatula cultivar Jemalong A17 chromosome 8, MtrunA17r5.0-ANR, whole genome shotgun sequence includes the following:
- the LOC11412204 gene encoding AP-3 complex subunit delta; translated protein: MAGSSSSSIMDNLFQRTLDDLIKSMRLQLLTESSFISKSIEEIRREIKSTDPQTKSTALQKLTYLSSIHGIDMSWASFHVVEVMSSSLFLHKRIGYHAASVSFNDSTPVLLLITNQLRKDLSSTNHFHASLALHCLSTIATLDLARDLTPDIFNLLSSSRVFIRNKAIAVVLRVFDKYPDAVRVCFKRLVENLESSDPKVVIAVIGVFCELSSKDPRSYLPLAPEFYRILVDSKNNWVLIKVLKIFARLAPLEPRLGKRIVEPICEHIRRSGAKSLVFECVRTVITSLSDHESAVKLAVTKIRELLVDQDPNLRYLGLHALSVAAPKHLWAVLENKDAVIKSLDDEDSNIKIESLRLLMAMVSESNVVEISRVLLNYALKSDPEFCNEILGSILTTCGRNLYEIIVDFDWYVSLLGEMTMIPHCQKGEEIENQLIDIGMRVKDARLQLVRVARDLLIDPALLGNVYLHRILCAAAWVAGEYVQLASNPLELIDALVQPRTNLLPPSIRAVYINSVLKVVSFCLECYLDKDEGTSSSHDGELASGRSEMFVVKNDTEAPELVATCEGSTYEQDEGFNPRNSTAESCDEDLSVENDSDRVVTLSSKKNFTHESVVNLLNRIELIFGSLTANQDVEVLERARNIFAFVQLIKAEIIDNSGQNADTVDKKYSQISTVIKSIRDAFSMELGPVSISAQGRVTAPDGLALKENLDDLKAICGDIELPSSVSFYTGGPQFGTTSDASSSNLLKNDESGQSNESTSLLEHRKRHGLYYLASDKSEIVPNDYPPANDPKSNSNINDEADELTKLTEQSVLLKKRTNQMKPRPVVVRLDDGDVAPVPNKRPERRDNSLSGAIKDVLGSETNPSLSQSNPLDKSSTKQKGKKKLGTDLPSEMKENLGDAEKPDPEIPNSSSKNKERRRRGKEKIVEGEESDQKGKKKSSHRHGRRKTHQRANSPLNVVSQTPVIPDFLL